A genome region from Anastrepha ludens isolate Willacy chromosome 3, idAnaLude1.1, whole genome shotgun sequence includes the following:
- the LOC128856296 gene encoding antigen 5 like allergen Cul n 1-like has translation MQLKFTLLAFLLATFEIISATNYCNSSLCSSGTHIACGNKEEFASSCQDPALVTLTQANRNAIVNAHNVKRNLVAGGETKLEPACRMATMQWDDELAALAELNVKQCQLQNDACHNTDAFLFSGQNLALLFPPATIEQDIQSFVDLWYAEIKDTTMDDINEYPNNNQGSAIGIFTVMVADRNIRVGCAAATYTVANQPNPTVLVACNYATTNMVGFPIYKSCPTPGLDCKTGKSTTFQNLCSRSEVYDVNKW, from the exons atgcagTTGAAGTTCACGCTCCTCGCTTTTTTGTTGGCGACATTTGAAATCATTTCCGCCACTAATTATTGCAACAGCTCCTTGTGCAGCTCGGGCACGCATATCGCCTGCGGAAATAAGG agGAGTTCGCATCCTCCTGCCAAGATCCCGCCTTGGTTACTCTAACACAGGCAAATCGGAATGCGATTGTCAATGCGCACAATGTCAAGCGTAATTTAGTGGCTGGCGGCGAGACCAAATTGGAGCCGGCTTGCCGTATGGCCACCATGCAATGGGACGACGAATTGGCCGCTTTGGCGGAACTGAATGTCAAACAATGCCAACTGCAAAACGATGCGTGCCACAATACCGATGCTTTCCTATTTTCGGGTCAGAACTTAGCTTTGCTGTTTCCTCCCGCGACTATTGAGCAAGACATACAAAGTTTCGTCGATTTGTGGTATGCTGAAATTAAGGACACCACAATGGATGATATAAATGAATATCCAAATAATAATCAGGGCTC TGCTATTGGAATCTTTACCGTTATGGTGGCGGATCGAAATATTCGGGTGGGATGCGCTGCAGCCACATACACAGTAGCGAATCAGCCAAATCCAACGGTTCTTGTTGCTTGTAACTATGCCACGACGAATATGGTCGGTTTCCCAATTTACAAATCATGCCCGACTCCTGGTTTGGATTGTAAGACTGGCAAAAGTACGACTTTCCAAAATCTGTGTTCTAGATCTGAAGTTTATGATGTAAATAAATGGTGA
- the LOC128856297 gene encoding antigen 5 like allergen Cul n 1-like, producing the protein MQLKFTLLAFLLATFEIVSATNYCNSSLCPWGTHIACGNNGEFASSCQDPALITLTQANRNAIVNAHNVKRNLVAGGETKLEPACRMATMQWDDELAALAELNVKQCQLQIDDCHNTDAFLFSGQNLALMFPPVSKTIEQIIQSFVDLWYSVIKDTTMADINEYPNDNQGRAIGIFTVMVADRNIRVGCAAATYTVANQPNPAVLVACKYATTNMVGFPTYKSCPTPGSDCKTGKSTTFENLCSRSEVYDVNTWW; encoded by the exons atgcagTTGAAGTTCACGCTCCTCGCTTTTTTGTTGGCGACATTTGAAATCGTTTCCGCCACTAATTATTGCAACAGCTCCTTGTGCCCCTGGGGCACGCATATCGCCTGCGGAAATAATGGG GAGTTCGCATCCTCCTGCCAAGATCCCGCCTTGATTACTCTAACACAGGCAAATCGGAATGCGATTGTCAATGCGCACAATGTCAAGCGTAATTTAGTCGCTGGCGGCGAGACCAAATTGGAGCCGGCTTGCCGTATGGCCACTATGCAATGGGACGACGAATTGGCCGCTTTGGCGGAACTGAATGTCAAACAATGCCAACTGCAAATCGATGACTGCCACAATACCGATGCTTTCCTATTTTCGGGTCAGAATTTAGCTTTGATGTTTCCTCCCGTATCAAAGACTATTGAGCAAATCATACAAAGTTTCGTCGATTTGTGGTATTCTGTAATTAAGGACACCACAATGGCTGATATAAATGAATATCCAAATGATAATCAGGGCCG TGCTATTGGAATCTTTACCGTTATGGTGGCGGATCGAAATATTCGGGTGGGATGCGCTGCAGCCACATACACAGTAGCGAATCAGCCAAATCCAGCGGTTCTTGTTGCTTGTAAGTATGCCACAACGAATATGGTCGGTTTCCCAACTTACAAATCATGCCCGACTCCTGGTTCGGATTGTAAGACTGGCAAAAGTACGACCTTCGAAAACCTTTGTTCTAGATCTGAAGTTTATGATGTAAATACATGGtggtaa
- the LOC128856298 gene encoding antigen 5 like allergen Cul n 1-like has product MQLKFTLLAFLLATFEIVSATNYCNSSLCPWGTHIACGNNGEFASSCQDPALVTLTQANRNAIVNAHNVKRNLVAGGETKLEPACRMATMQWDDELAALAELNVKQCQLQIDDCHNTDAFQFSGQNLALMFPPVSKTIEQIIQSFVDLWYSVIKVTTMADINEYPNDNQGRAIGIFTVMVADRNIRVGCAAATYTVANQPNPAVLVACKYATTNMVGFPTYKSCPTPGSDCKTGKSTTFENLCSRSEVYDVNTWW; this is encoded by the exons atgcagTTGAAGTTCACGCTCCTCGCTTTTTTGTTGGCGACATTTGAAATCGTTTCCGCCACTAATTATTGCAACAGCTCCTTGTGCCCCTGGGGCACGCATATCGCCTGCGGAAATAATGGG GAGTTCGCATCCTCCTGCCAAGATCCCGCCTTGGTTACTCTAACACAGGCAAATCGGAATGCGATTGTCAATGCGCACAATGTCAAGCGTAATTTAGTCGCTGGCGGCGAGACCAAATTGGAGCCGGCTTGCCGTATGGCCACTATGCAATGGGACGACGAATTGGCCGCTTTGGCGGAACTGAATGTCAAACAATGCCAACTGCAAATCGATGACTGCCACAATACCGATGCTTTCCAATTTTCGGGTCAGAATTTAGCTTTGATGTTTCCTCCCGTATCAAAGACTATTGAGCAAATCATACAAAGTTTCGTCGATTTGTGGTATTCTGTAATTAAGGTCACCACAATGGCTGATATAAATGAATATCCAAATGATAATCAGGGCCG TGCTATTGGAATCTTTACCGTTATGGTGGCGGATCGAAATATTCGGGTGGGATGCGCTGCAGCCACATACACAGTAGCGAATCAGCCAAATCCAGCGGTTCTTGTTGCTTGTAAGTATGCCACAACGAATATGGTCGGTTTCCCAACTTACAAATCATGCCCGACTCCTGGTTCGGATTGTAAGACTGGCAAAAGTACGACCTTCGAAAACCTTTGTTCTAGATCTGAAGTTTATGATGTAAATACATGGtggtaa
- the LOC128857103 gene encoding antigen 5 like allergen Cul n 1-like yields MQLKFTLLAFLLATFEIVSATNYCNSSLCPSGTHIACGNNGEFASSCQDPALITLTQANRNAIVNAHNVKRNLVAGGETKLEPACRMATMQWDDELAALAELNVKQCQLQIDDCHNTDTFLFSGQNLALLFPPVSATIEQIIQSFVDLWYAEIKDTTMADINEYPNDNQGRAIGTFTVMVADRNIRVGCAAATYTVADQPNPAVLVACNYATTNVIGFPIYKACPTPGSDCKTGKSTIFENLCSRSEVYDVNTWW; encoded by the exons atgcagTTGAAGTTCACGCTCCTCGCTTTTTTGTTGGCGACATTTGAAATCGTTTCCGCCACTAATTATTGCAACAGCTCCTTGTGCCCCTCGGGCACGCATATCGCCTGCGGAAATAATGGG GAGTTCGCATCCTCCTGCCAAGATCCCGCCTTGATTACTCTAACACAGGCAAATCGGAATGCGATTGTCAATGCGCACAATGTCAAGCGTAATTTAGTCGCTGGCGGCGAGACCAAATTGGAGCCGGCTTGCCGTATGGCCACTATGCAATGGGACGACGAATTGGCCGCTTTGGCGGAACTGAATGTCAAACAATGCCAACTGCAAATCGATGACTGCCACAATACCGATACTTTCCTATTTTCGGGTCAGAATTTAGCTTTGCTGTTTCCTCCCGTATCAGCGACTATTGAGCAAATCATACAAAGTTTCGTCGATTTGTGGTATGCTGAAATTAAGGACACCACAATGGCTGATATAAATGAATATCCAAATGATAATCAGGGCCG tgctATTGGAACCTTTACCGTTATGGTGGCGGATCGAAATATTCGGGTAGGATGCGCTGCAGCCACATACACAGTAGCGGATCAGCCAAATCCAGCGGTTCTTGTTGCTTGTAACTATGCCACAACGAATGTGATCGGTTTCCCTATTTACAAAGCATGCCCAACTCCTGGTTCGGATTGTAAGACTGGCAAAAGTACGATCTTCGAAAACCTTTGTTCTAGATCTGAAGTTTATGATGTAAATACATGGtggtaa